Within Montipora foliosa isolate CH-2021 chromosome 3, ASM3666993v2, whole genome shotgun sequence, the genomic segment TTTTTTGCGGTTTAGTTTATGTCTTTTGTGTTGAATACTGTACATATGTATTACATGTACCGTCCATCGAACTGTCATTAGCGTTGAACATTTTGCTATAGCTAGTGTagggtttttcgttttgttggctagtttcgccgttcagagaaaggaataattttatacggttaattaattaattttatacggttaagttaaattgtattgtatttccagatgtttcaacacacaaaattatatctatccttttcaaaatctcatcctcggctttattcttaaaatattcttaaaatttcgcaaatttcagccttgatattcttataaaatatattcttatcaaaaaaaaagtgtatatCTTAATTTGCACAAGAAATATAAATGTAGCAACACCaacggaagagaaaatttagtAGCTTGCTGAGCAGGCGTTTTTTGGCAGGCGGACGCTTGTGCAAAATGGGCCGCCATTTTCAAAGCACATACTGTCCTCTTCTCACTGAGTGCAATTTTTTTGACTGGCCTCAGGTCTCTGTTAGTCTTGCTATCCAAGACGTCAGCCAATAGTTCTTtaataccaaaacaaaaatacgcctgctttgcaggctaAACTGAGATTTAGAGTCATGCTGGCCTGGTCGGTCATGTCGCTGTCGAAATAACACAGTGAAAAGATGTCGCTTTGTCGaagttaaaaatggattgccGCTGTCGCAAATTGTCGCTTTTTGTCCGTCAGGTTCTGTCGGCTGTCAATGTTCTGGAACAAGATTGTCGCTacatttttagcaatttggaGCGATGTCGCTTGTCGCCAAGAACCCTTGGAAGGCCTCATATATGagtcatttcatatatcattttatcaTCGATTCATTCATCttgggaacattagaacccacaaatgaccagctcccaacgtcagtggcttcatagctcaattggttagaacgtcgcaccggtatcgcgagctCACTGGTTCAGACCCCGTTgaaagcctgaatttttcaggcttctctaagcaattgctaaatttgcgttcataactgcgaggattagcttcacttgatttcatatctgcagttcaatatatggttCATTTTATACTATATAAAcgtatgaattattaatgatgttTGAGAAGCTGTTTTCGGATTTTGTCTTCGTTTTCACAAGTTTTAAAATGAGCGAAAGGCGAAAAAGAATGAATGGTGTGTTTGGAACTCCGTCAGTGGTTATGGAGCCTTGGCAAACACTCATTTTTTTATTACAGTAAACTCAATAAATCATGGCAAATGAGCTGCAAAAAGCTTCACTGTAACACGATTAGATTTCAATTGATGACCGTTTGACTAAGGACCTTTTGTAAACTTTTCGTTAATTTCTTTTGGTGATAACGCTTCAACCATATGACATATATGTTAAAAAATTAATCCTGACTTGCCTTCTCTCTAGAATTTATTTGACAAAACGATAAGAATCCGAAAATTTCCATACTGAATAGACTGAAGCTCCGCCCTTCAACAAGGCATACAAGCGTAggagaattgaaaaaaatatacgTCATTCTTTTATCTCACGTGTATTTGCATCGAAACCCCCCCGGCTACCCAAAACAGCTCTTAATTGTATATTGTTCCTTTTTTTATATCTAGCAATGAGAACTTGCCCTAAAAAGATCTGACATTCCAAACTCAATCATGCAAAATTCAACGGTACGCGATCTACTGAGAAGAGTGCTTAATTGTTTCTGATCTGGGGGAGGACAGAACAGTACTAACTTCATTCGTTTGCAACTGATTCATCGaagtaaataaatatcattCGCAGGGTAAACTGATTTGTACGTGTTTTTTACGATGCAAAAGACAAATTTCTAAAGAAACGTAATTACATGTACACGTTTAAATTACGCCAAGTAACAAGGTCACTAATATCGATCGTTTCGCAATATGAACTCACACCTGCACACCATATTTACTCTCCTCGGAGCAGAGTGGAGACTCTTCCAATAAGTTCTCGGCTTTCTGAGTctttcactattttgaattttcatgacacaccatacaagaaaaataggaataaaaaGATCGGTATTAATTTGTTTTCGTTTAAAGCAAAGTCAATAATTCTGAGGTCGTTAAGTTGATTTATGGTTCATATAATATTCCTATCCATTCCATacggttcaattttttttcacggTTTACATAATAGCAAACTAAAAACATTGAATCTCAGTTTTATTGTATAACTCGGTTTCTTGCCATAGTTACGGCACACCCAGTGTTCGATGGAAAAATAATCTCTCAACTGTGTCTACACAACACATTGACCAGctgtttttgaaaacataacCATTTGTGCTGATATAATGAGTCAGAAAATCTCCTCGAGACTTAATAGCTGCccgtgttaaaaaaaaaagcgctGTGCGAAAGAAAAAATCAGCACCGTGGGGAAGAAAAACAAGCATCTGGACTGCTTGATTAAGGGGCTCAAGATTTTCTTTCTGAAATTAATTCAGTTCAATTATATTGACATTACTCAAATATTTCTCAGGATGGAGATCTAACCAAGGTGATTGTCAATCAGTCGAATCTAGTAGCTAAACAAAAAAGAGGCACGATTAACATCTATATTGAAAGAAGCCCAAAGATGATGGACGAGACATGCGTCAATCACTGTTACTGCCGATGACTCAGTAACGTTGAAAACCAGCTGAACTTGGCGCTGAAAAAGAATACGCACTGATCAACTAAGTGACATTTAATATCAAAAGCGACAGGCGTGCGTGCATAATCGACTTCATGAGTCCCCGTGAGGCAGATTACAAGCAACTTTGAAAAGGAAGTGGCAGAAATCTTGAGAACAAAGTCAAAAATCACATTTCAAGCAGTGCTGATTGCAATGGACGATCACAAGCGCAACCAGTACCCCTGAGCGCAAATAATTCCTTCAAGGATGGATCACCGAGCTGAAGGAAGTGgatatcttttttaaaaagtgcaGACTAAGTGCTGATTCCTACGGACGAAAACATTTGCCTGGTTTTATAATACTTGGAAGAGAGGAATATACTTAGATTAGGAAGACAGGCGGACAATGGATTTAAAGATAAACGACACCAACAACACGAACAGCAGAAACTTCTCCCGGTTAAATTCTCAGGAAAACCCAGACCATTTGATAAGAGTAATATGGCTTTCCACAGTCCtcatttttggaattttgggaAATTTTCTGCTACTCGCAGTTCTTTTTAGGAGAGGTAGAATCTCTCATGTGGCCAATTTATTCAACCTTAATCTAGCCATTGCTGATTTAATCCGGATATTTGTGTTCATACCGACTTATCTGGTTTATTCTTCATACGATGAGTGGCCACACGGGCTGGGTTTAGCCGGCTGTAGAAGCGTCTATATTGTTGTTGAGTCCACCATGACAGTTTCTATCCACACGCTTTTCTTTATGAGCATGGAAAGACACAAGGCTGTGGTTCATCCCCTAAAGAAACTGGTAAGGACTAGACCCTGTGTATATGATCTATTCTCAATGGTGGCCATCCTGTACAAATGCTTATTATTCCCTTGAGATTTAAGTTGAAAATTTCCATGCCATTTGTTGTTCTATAGGAGAACcatatttgcattatttttaatattagCATTTTGGCATAAATAAGCTTGTTTTATCCCTTTTATTTCCTCTCCGAGAGGCTTTGACTTTGAAGGGACGTCGGGCGTTCGACCCTCCACCTCCCCGCAGCGATGGCCAGCGTGTTGCCCTGGCTACCACTCCTTCCGCCTGCGTGCTCGCCTCTTCCCATAACTTACTTCTGCCTGGGGCGTTTGAGAGTTGGGGCTCCCAGGGATAATCAATTACAATTTGTGCAAGCCAAGCTAAACCTAACCGTAACTTTTCCGACTTAATATACTTCTAATATAGGCTTTATTGCGAAATAAAGCACTCAACACTAATTGGGGTCGGGCGGAAATCTGCGGAAATCTGCCCTCGAATAGACcaatgcataaatggcgaccaaaaaaatattccGATAGTTTTGTTTATGCGccaattagactcactagcctcgtttgcatggacaaaatccaaaagaaatgttgcttgagagcgaggctactGAGTGtgattagcacataaacaaaagaatacatttccggccaccatttatgcattAGGTCTACACTAATATCTGCTGAGAGATATACCAGTCCATTGACTGGAACTCAGTAGTTTCCATATTGTTGTTTCAGATGACCATCCGTCAAGCGACGTACTTAATAGTTCTATCGTGGTGTCTGGGAGGCCTCGCCAACAGCTTGTATACATGGTCACTTGTCACTGTTGTCCAAGAGAAAGACGGCGACCGGCAATTATGCGGTCCCCTCTTGGAGAGGTCCTTGGTATCACTTACTCTTTCAATTGGCATTTTCGTAGCTTTTGTGTGGCTTCCGAGTACAGTATTTGCAGTTGCATACATAAAGATAATAATCAAACTCCGAAGAGATGCGATCATCAACCCTGCAGATGTTTCACAGAGCTCGCAAAAGCGTTATCGCAGGAACCTACGAGCTGCACGAATTCTTTTAATAGAGATGCTGTTTTTTTTAGCTTGTCTTTCCCCATATTTTCAGGCCAGCATCACATCGACAGCCAATGGCAGCAATGTTCTTAACCCACTCGAGTGGAATGGCACGATTGTCTTATGCATGATGATATCATACTCCTTGATAAATCCATTCTGTCACATTCTCTTAAACAGTGATTTCCGGAAGGAAGTCAAGAAAATATATGACCAATGCAGGTGCTTTGTGGCTCGGGAATCAGGACAATGAACCAGTCTAGGCATCTTCATCTACCAGGAGCAAGCCTCTAGGGCGAGAATTCGCAGAAAAATTGCTCCATTAGAGGAGATAAAAAAACATAGCTAAAAATGCAAGACGATATCTTCCTAACAACTTTTCAATAATGGCTGCATCATCACGTGGCACCCCTAACTCCGGGTGAATCTTAGAACATTAAATTAATCAATctaatgatcaaatttttaactTCGCGAAGTGAGATTGCCCGCCAGAGAGAgaagtcctgagaaggactgttgttgGGGACAATTAGgaacctttagatcggagggcGAGTACGACTACGACTTCGAGTTTTCCGATCTGAGCACgtgcacttcgaaaaatgtcggcctccaaaccttacgCGCATGCTCAGCACGggaaactcgtactcgtagtcgtagtcgtcctcgtcctccgatctaaaggtcccatTTGATCgacgtttcaacaacctgagtggaagtcatccGGTCAGTCCCCCTGGGGTAAATAACAATTAATAGGGACTCGATCTGCAGGATCCGGTAAACAGGGCATTGGATTTTGCATGCAGATCAGACCGGGTTCAAATATTGTGCCCTGACCACTGTGCTTAGGAGATCCCATAAGGAGGAATTTTATATACAGCCTGCTGGTTGCCTTCTGCCAGGAGTGGTGGAGACCACGATTTACCACGGCGACGTCCGCGAAAACGTCTCCTCAAAATAATCtcaaagtctttcgcgattattccatctcgtttcGTTGCACAACGTGGGCGAAGTatgctaaaaataaattgggttGGTATGAGCGGTTCCAGAGCGGTAAAAATACAGAATAAGAGGTTCATATCTCTATGCtgacgttttcgtcaaaactctaaatttggtgatttcatgttgTTCTTGCAACAAGTGCAGCACAAGCTTTTTTCCTGTTTAAGCgaatgctattgttttgt encodes:
- the LOC137994512 gene encoding prolactin-releasing peptide receptor-like — encoded protein: MDLKINDTNNTNSRNFSRLNSQENPDHLIRVIWLSTVLIFGILGNFLLLAVLFRRGRISHVANLFNLNLAIADLIRIFVFIPTYLVYSSYDEWPHGLGLAGCRSVYIVVESTMTVSIHTLFFMSMERHKAVVHPLKKLMTIRQATYLIVLSWCLGGLANSLYTWSLVTVVQEKDGDRQLCGPLLERSLVSLTLSIGIFVAFVWLPSTVFAVAYIKIIIKLRRDAIINPADVSQSSQKRYRRNLRAARILLIEMLFFLACLSPYFQASITSTANGSNVLNPLEWNGTIVLCMMISYSLINPFCHILLNSDFRKEVKKIYDQCRCFVARESGQ